The Periplaneta americana isolate PAMFEO1 chromosome 9, P.americana_PAMFEO1_priV1, whole genome shotgun sequence genome contains a region encoding:
- the LOC138706097 gene encoding SUN domain-containing protein 3-like — MIHIMAVTLEHISHTISIMGNINSAPQQFQVNGFVAGTITKICLGIFTYDKNGASRQTFTVKPKAETFEAVELTILSNHGNTEYTCIYRFRVHGRLPSGTPYL, encoded by the exons ATGATCCACATCATGGCTGTAACATTGGAACATATCTCTCACACCATTTCTATCATGGGCAATATTAATTCAGCACCCCAGCAATTCCAAGTCAAT ggaTTTGTTGCAGGCACAATTACCAAAATTTGTCTGGGAATCTTCACTTACGACAAAAATGGAGCAAGCAGACAAACATTTACAGTGAAACCAAAG GCTGAAACATTCGAAGCCGTGGAGTTGACAATCCTATCTAATCATGGCAATACTGAATACACGTGCATCTACAGGTTCAGAGTTCATGGACGACTCCCATCAGGGACACCATATTTATAA